From Paraburkholderia flava, a single genomic window includes:
- a CDS encoding ethanolamine ammonia-lyase subunit EutB, translating to MSFTETIGSRTYRFADLKTLLAKASPLRSGDQLAGIAAASEEERVAAKMALAQVPLRAFLNEALIPYESDEVTRLVIDTHSSDAFAEITHLTVGDFRNWLLADSTDTAALVRITAGLTPEMVAAVSKLMRNQDLITAARKRPVVTRFRNTVGLPGHMSVRLQPNHPTDDVKGIAASMLDGLMYGCGDAMIGINPATDSLSAITVLLRMIDDFRQRYQVPTQSCVLTHVTNTISAIEKGAPVDLVFQSIAGTEKANAGFGISLALLQEAYEAGLSLKRGTVGDNLMYFETGQGSALSANAHHGVDQQTCEVRAYAVARQFNPFLVNTVVGFIGPEYLYDGKQITRAGLEDHFCGKLLGVPMGCDICYTNHAEADQDDMDNLLTLLGVAGINFIMGIPGADDVMLNYQSTSFHDALYVRDVLGLRRAPEFEEWLESMQIADARGVLLHASAARQPLLEGAREWMGIE from the coding sequence ATGAGCTTCACCGAGACCATCGGCAGCCGCACGTACCGGTTCGCCGACCTGAAGACGCTGCTCGCAAAAGCGAGCCCGCTGCGCTCCGGCGATCAGCTCGCCGGTATCGCAGCGGCCAGTGAGGAGGAGCGTGTCGCCGCAAAAATGGCGCTCGCGCAGGTGCCGTTGCGCGCGTTCCTCAACGAGGCGCTGATTCCGTACGAAAGCGACGAGGTCACGCGGCTCGTCATCGATACGCATTCGTCCGACGCATTCGCTGAGATCACGCATCTCACGGTCGGCGATTTCCGCAACTGGCTGCTCGCCGATTCGACCGATACGGCCGCGCTCGTGCGCATCACCGCGGGCCTCACGCCGGAGATGGTCGCGGCTGTGTCGAAGCTGATGCGCAATCAGGATCTGATAACGGCGGCGCGCAAGCGGCCGGTCGTCACGCGTTTTCGCAACACGGTGGGGCTGCCGGGGCACATGTCAGTGCGTCTGCAGCCAAATCATCCGACCGACGACGTGAAGGGCATCGCCGCCTCGATGCTCGACGGTCTGATGTACGGTTGCGGCGACGCGATGATCGGCATCAACCCGGCCACGGACAGTCTCTCTGCGATCACGGTTTTGCTGCGGATGATCGACGACTTCCGCCAGCGCTATCAGGTGCCGACGCAGTCGTGCGTGCTCACGCACGTCACCAACACGATCAGCGCCATCGAAAAAGGCGCGCCCGTCGATCTGGTGTTCCAGTCGATCGCGGGCACGGAGAAAGCGAACGCGGGTTTCGGCATTTCACTCGCGCTGCTGCAGGAAGCGTATGAAGCGGGTCTGTCGCTGAAGCGCGGCACGGTCGGCGACAACCTGATGTACTTCGAAACCGGACAGGGCAGCGCGCTGTCGGCGAACGCGCATCACGGCGTCGATCAGCAGACCTGCGAGGTGCGCGCGTATGCGGTCGCGCGGCAGTTCAATCCGTTTCTCGTCAACACGGTGGTCGGTTTCATCGGGCCGGAGTATCTGTACGACGGCAAGCAGATCACGCGCGCGGGTCTCGAGGACCACTTCTGCGGCAAGCTGCTCGGCGTGCCGATGGGCTGCGACATCTGCTACACGAACCACGCGGAAGCGGATCAGGACGACATGGACAACCTGCTGACGCTGCTCGGCGTCGCGGGCATCAATTTCATCATGGGCATCCCGGGCGCCGACGATGTGATGCTGAACTATCAAAGCACGTCGTTCCACGATGCGCTGTACGTGCGCGACGTGCTCGGGCTGCGACGCGCACCGGAATTCGAGGAATGGCTGGAGTCGATGCAGATCGCCGACGCGCGCGGCGTGCTGCTGCACGCATCGGCGGCGCGTCAGCCGCTGCTCGAAGGCGCACGCGAATGGATGGGCATCGAATGA
- the eutC gene encoding ethanolamine ammonia-lyase subunit EutC → MNDPVEKNAWDALRRFTNARIALGRAGNSLPTAPLLAFNLSHAQARDAVHHPLDADALHAQLRANGHATLDVHSAAPDRQHYLRRPDLGRRLSDESRDALAQISNEEPEVVFVIADGLSAFAAAKQSVPLLQAVCLRLAADWKIGPVVVARQARVALGDEIGELLGARLVVMLIGERPGLSSPDSLGIYLTYAPKVGCSDAQRNCISNVRPEGLTYDAAAHKLHYLLTHARRLGLTGVGLKDDSDALLEASPPVAAIGTNRSTS, encoded by the coding sequence ATGAACGATCCCGTTGAAAAGAACGCGTGGGACGCGCTGCGCCGGTTCACGAACGCGCGCATCGCGCTCGGCCGCGCGGGCAACAGTCTGCCGACTGCACCGCTGCTCGCATTCAATCTGTCGCACGCGCAGGCACGCGATGCCGTGCATCATCCGCTCGACGCCGACGCGCTGCACGCGCAATTGCGCGCGAACGGTCACGCGACGCTCGATGTACACAGCGCGGCGCCCGATCGCCAGCATTATCTGCGTCGTCCGGATCTTGGGCGTCGGCTGTCGGACGAGAGCCGCGATGCGCTTGCGCAGATAAGCAACGAGGAGCCCGAGGTCGTATTCGTCATCGCCGATGGGCTATCTGCGTTCGCCGCTGCGAAGCAGTCGGTGCCGCTGTTGCAGGCGGTGTGCTTGCGGCTCGCAGCGGACTGGAAGATCGGCCCCGTCGTCGTCGCCCGGCAGGCGCGCGTCGCGCTCGGCGACGAGATCGGTGAACTGCTCGGTGCGCGGCTGGTCGTGATGTTGATCGGCGAGCGGCCTGGTCTCAGCTCGCCGGACAGTCTCGGCATCTATCTGACGTACGCGCCGAAAGTCGGATGCAGCGACGCGCAGCGTAACTGCATCTCGAACGTGCGTCCCGAAGGTCTCACGTACGATGCGGCCGCGCACAAGCTGCACTATCTGCTCACGCACGCGCGACGGCTCGGACTGACAGGTGTCGGGTTGAAAGACGACAGCGACGCATTGCTCGAAGCGTCGCCGCCTGTTGCTGCGATCGGTACGAATCGCTCGACCTCGTAG
- a CDS encoding DUF779 domain-containing protein: MTEQEVARVIATPAAVALIQQLGAEHGAMIFHQSGGCCDGSAPMCFPANEFIVGSSDVRLGAIAGVPFYMSESQFEYWQHTQLIIDAVPGNGGMFSLERPTGLRFLTRSRLFEDAENAWLDAHPVERVSS; the protein is encoded by the coding sequence ATGACAGAACAGGAAGTGGCACGCGTCATCGCGACGCCGGCGGCCGTCGCATTGATCCAGCAGCTCGGCGCGGAGCATGGGGCGATGATCTTTCATCAGTCGGGCGGATGCTGCGACGGCAGTGCGCCGATGTGCTTTCCGGCGAACGAGTTCATCGTGGGCTCGTCGGATGTGCGGCTCGGCGCGATTGCGGGCGTGCCGTTCTATATGAGCGAATCGCAGTTCGAGTACTGGCAGCATACGCAGCTGATCATCGATGCGGTGCCGGGCAACGGCGGCATGTTTTCGCTGGAACGGCCGACAGGGTTGCGTTTCCTCACGCGCTCCCGCTTGTTTGAAGACGCGGAGAATGCGTGGCTCGACGCGCATCCGGTCGAGCGCGTGTCTTCCTGA
- the adh gene encoding aldehyde dehydrogenase: protein MNHADMQFLTTEFPYKKQYDNFIGGAWVKPVGGEYFDNISPITGEPFTSIPRSREADIELALDAAHRAKTAWGKTSTTERANILNRIADRMEANLQRLAVAEAIDNGKPLRETMAADIPLAIDHFRYFAGCARAQEGSISEIDEDTVAYHFHEPLGVVGQIIPWNFPILMATWKLAPALAAGNCVVLKPAEQTPASILVLLELIGDLLPAGVLNVVNGFGLEAGKPLASNKRIAKIAFTGETTTGRLIMQYASQNIIPVTLELGGKSPNIFFADVMDADDSYFDKALEGFAMFALNQGEVCTCPSRVLVEEKIYDRFIERALKRVEAIRQGHPLDTSTMIGAQASQEQLEKILSYIDLGKQEGAQCLTGGERNTLSGELSKGYYVKPTVFRGTNKMRIFQEEIFGPVVSVTTFKNEDEALEIANDTLYGLGAGVWTRDGTRAYRFGRQIQAGRVWTNCYHAYPAHAAFGGYKQSGIGRENHKMMLDHYQQTKNLLVSYSQKPLGFF from the coding sequence ATGAATCATGCGGACATGCAATTCCTGACGACCGAGTTTCCGTACAAGAAGCAGTACGACAACTTCATCGGCGGCGCATGGGTGAAGCCCGTAGGCGGCGAGTATTTCGACAACATCTCGCCGATCACCGGCGAGCCGTTCACATCGATTCCGCGTTCGCGCGAAGCCGACATCGAACTCGCACTCGACGCAGCACATCGCGCGAAAACCGCATGGGGCAAGACCTCGACCACCGAGCGCGCGAACATCCTGAACCGCATCGCCGATCGCATGGAAGCGAACCTGCAGCGGCTCGCGGTCGCTGAGGCAATCGACAACGGCAAGCCGCTGCGCGAGACGATGGCCGCCGACATCCCGCTCGCGATCGACCACTTCCGCTACTTCGCGGGTTGCGCACGCGCGCAGGAAGGCTCGATCTCGGAGATCGACGAAGACACCGTCGCGTATCACTTTCACGAACCGCTCGGCGTGGTCGGTCAGATCATCCCGTGGAATTTCCCGATCCTGATGGCGACGTGGAAGCTCGCCCCCGCGCTCGCTGCCGGCAACTGCGTCGTGCTGAAGCCGGCCGAGCAAACGCCTGCGTCGATTCTCGTGCTGCTCGAACTGATCGGCGATCTGCTGCCGGCCGGTGTGCTGAACGTGGTCAACGGTTTCGGTCTCGAAGCGGGCAAGCCGCTCGCATCGAACAAGCGCATCGCGAAGATCGCGTTCACCGGCGAGACCACCACGGGCCGCCTCATCATGCAGTACGCGAGCCAGAACATCATTCCCGTCACGCTCGAACTGGGCGGCAAGAGCCCGAACATTTTCTTCGCCGACGTGATGGACGCCGACGACAGCTACTTCGACAAGGCACTCGAAGGCTTCGCGATGTTCGCGCTGAATCAGGGCGAAGTGTGTACGTGTCCGTCGCGTGTGCTGGTCGAAGAGAAGATCTACGACCGTTTTATTGAGCGCGCGTTGAAACGTGTTGAGGCGATCCGCCAGGGCCATCCGCTCGACACGTCGACGATGATCGGCGCGCAGGCATCGCAGGAGCAACTGGAAAAAATCCTGTCGTACATCGACCTCGGCAAGCAGGAAGGCGCGCAGTGCCTGACGGGCGGCGAACGCAATACGCTCAGCGGTGAACTCAGCAAGGGCTACTACGTGAAGCCGACCGTGTTCCGCGGCACGAACAAGATGCGCATCTTCCAGGAAGAAATCTTCGGACCGGTGGTGTCGGTGACGACGTTCAAGAACGAAGACGAAGCGCTCGAGATCGCGAACGACACGCTGTACGGACTCGGCGCCGGCGTATGGACCCGCGACGGCACGCGTGCGTATCGCTTCGGCCGGCAGATCCAGGCAGGCCGCGTGTGGACGAATTGCTATCACGCGTACCCGGCACATGCGGCATTCGGCGGCTACAAGCAGTCGGGCATCGGACGCGAGAATCACAAGATGATGCTCGACCACTATCAGCAGACAAAGAACCTGCTCGTCAGCTATAGCCAGAAACCGCTCGGCTTCTTCTGA
- a CDS encoding helix-turn-helix domain-containing protein: protein MTSDASSFAGAAVAGPLPFSVQTCIAHDADEQARNLHGWRQTYDQLTAGRFVGTITELCLEHMQVFRETTSHSLRQTCEVQKDAYWFGIPVQRERDDDVAGRIDTQTIDDDALAFRPGGIEFELLTPAGYEILGVVVNGAVLRRYAADVERVGLDDHVPRTAVVPIGGARKAQLCASLQQILDADQLDDKNSRAPLSAFARNALQASILASLFDLGPWPSTDAAAMPTRRRRQWIVSEARGYVLKHRERPIGVPELCERLHVSRRTLQYCFHDVLGMAPATYLRALRLNGARRELGDAQQRARSVQDVAAAWGFWHLSQFATDYRKLFGMRPSDTLKAALGGRDDTQIPGVSAMFAH from the coding sequence ATGACGAGCGATGCATCCTCCTTCGCCGGCGCCGCAGTCGCCGGGCCGTTGCCGTTCAGCGTGCAGACCTGCATCGCGCACGATGCCGACGAGCAGGCGCGCAACCTGCACGGCTGGCGTCAGACCTACGACCAGCTCACGGCTGGCCGCTTCGTCGGGACGATCACCGAGCTGTGCCTCGAGCACATGCAGGTGTTTCGCGAGACGACGAGCCATTCGCTGCGGCAGACCTGCGAAGTGCAGAAGGACGCGTACTGGTTTGGGATTCCTGTGCAGCGTGAGCGTGATGACGACGTCGCGGGCCGCATCGATACGCAGACCATCGACGACGACGCGCTCGCGTTTCGCCCCGGCGGCATCGAGTTCGAACTGCTGACGCCCGCGGGCTACGAGATTCTTGGTGTCGTCGTGAACGGCGCGGTGTTGCGTCGCTACGCGGCCGACGTCGAGCGTGTCGGCCTCGACGATCACGTGCCGCGCACGGCGGTCGTGCCGATCGGCGGCGCACGCAAGGCGCAGTTGTGCGCGTCGCTGCAGCAGATTCTCGATGCGGACCAGCTCGACGATAAGAATTCACGCGCACCGCTATCCGCATTCGCACGCAACGCGTTGCAGGCGTCGATTCTCGCGTCGCTGTTCGATCTCGGGCCGTGGCCTTCAACCGATGCGGCCGCGATGCCGACGCGGCGACGTCGTCAGTGGATCGTCTCCGAGGCGCGCGGTTATGTGCTCAAGCATCGCGAGCGGCCGATCGGTGTGCCGGAATTGTGCGAGCGACTGCATGTCAGCCGGCGCACGTTGCAGTACTGTTTCCATGACGTGCTTGGCATGGCGCCGGCCACCTATCTGCGCGCGCTTCGCCTGAACGGCGCGCGACGTGAACTCGGCGATGCGCAGCAGCGCGCACGGTCGGTGCAGGATGTCGCGGCGGCGTGGGGCTTCTGGCATCTGAGCCAGTTCGCCACCGATTACCGGAAGCTCTTCGGCATGCGTCCGTCGGACACGTTGAAGGCTGCGCTCGGCGGCCGCGACGATACGCAGATACCTGGTGTCAGCGCGATGTTCGCGCACTAG
- a CDS encoding double zinc ribbon domain-containing protein, producing MGFWERMLSGGHGGGQWGGHGNRGGHGGGHGGGKHRDDWGRGEYRRPVPEGGGGVACPSCRAVAASGTSFCAQCGSALAPATCSGCGNALTGGVKFCGQCGKAAA from the coding sequence ATGGGATTCTGGGAACGGATGTTGAGCGGCGGTCATGGTGGTGGCCAGTGGGGCGGGCATGGCAACCGGGGAGGTCATGGCGGGGGCCACGGTGGGGGAAAGCATCGCGATGACTGGGGACGGGGTGAGTATCGTCGTCCGGTGCCCGAGGGTGGCGGTGGGGTTGCGTGCCCGTCGTGTCGTGCAGTCGCTGCGTCCGGTACGAGCTTTTGCGCGCAATGCGGTTCGGCGCTCGCGCCTGCGACTTGCAGCGGTTGCGGTAATGCGCTGACCGGTGGGGTGAAGTTTTGTGGGCAATGTGGGAAGGCGGCTGCGTGA
- a CDS encoding heavy metal translocating P-type ATPase: MRYANHDTDHHHAPGEACGQAGKTKAHGHSGHAHEQAHEHEHAQEHVHASACCAAVHADEAAVPTAPLAASVTTGDRVRTPIRILQMDCPTEEALIRKRLGGMPSVHAMEFNLMQRTLTVEHAPDALGPIVAALRSLDFSPELPEAGATLSTPAAVPHKPWWPLALAGAAAIGSEAASWLGAPTWLAAALAIAAIAVCGLGTYRKGWLAIRNGNLNINALMSIAVTGALILGQWPEAAMVMVLFTIAELIEAKSLDRARNAIKGLMALTPAQATVQQDDGSWRALDVTAIALDRIVRVKPGERIALDGTIVAGASSVNQAPITGESLPVDKAEGDAVFAGTINESGSFDYRVTAAASDTTLARIIHAVEEAQGAKAPTQRFVDQFARVYTPIVFAIAVAVAVVPPLLFGGLWHDWVYKALVMLVIACPCALVISTPVTIVSGLAAAARHGILIKGGAYLELGRKLTWLALDKTGTITHGKPVQTDSEALADLPLDACRRLAASLAGRSDHPVSLAIAAAFNTEVAGVALQNVDGFEALPGRGVRGTIDGVAYSLGNHRLVEELGRCSAALEARLDALERQGKTVVMLIDDARVLALFAVADTVKDSSREAIADLNRLGVRTAMLTGDNPHTADAIAQQVGIDEARGNQLPQDKLDAVAARASEGAVAGMAGDGINDAPALARADIGFAMGAMGTGTAIETADVALMDDDLRKIPLFIQLSRATHSVLVQNITLALGVKAVFLVLTAMGLGTMWMAVFADAGASLLVVANGLRLLRR, from the coding sequence ATGCGTTACGCGAACCACGACACCGACCATCATCACGCACCCGGCGAAGCCTGCGGGCAGGCGGGGAAAACGAAGGCTCATGGGCATTCTGGGCATGCGCACGAGCAGGCACATGAGCATGAGCACGCGCAGGAACACGTGCATGCCAGCGCCTGCTGTGCCGCCGTGCACGCCGACGAGGCCGCCGTACCTACCGCGCCGCTCGCCGCCTCTGTCACCACCGGCGACCGAGTGCGCACGCCGATCCGCATCCTGCAGATGGACTGCCCGACCGAAGAAGCGCTGATCCGCAAGCGGCTCGGCGGCATGCCGTCCGTGCATGCGATGGAATTCAACCTGATGCAGCGCACGCTGACCGTCGAGCACGCGCCCGACGCGCTCGGGCCGATCGTCGCCGCGCTGCGTTCGCTCGATTTCTCGCCGGAGCTGCCCGAAGCAGGCGCGACGCTCTCGACACCCGCCGCTGTGCCGCACAAGCCGTGGTGGCCGCTCGCGCTGGCCGGTGCGGCGGCGATCGGCTCGGAAGCGGCGAGCTGGCTCGGTGCGCCGACGTGGCTCGCAGCAGCGCTCGCGATCGCGGCGATCGCCGTGTGCGGACTCGGCACGTATCGGAAAGGCTGGCTGGCGATTCGCAACGGCAACCTGAACATCAACGCGCTGATGAGCATCGCGGTGACCGGCGCGCTGATCCTCGGGCAGTGGCCGGAAGCCGCGATGGTGATGGTGCTGTTCACGATCGCCGAGCTGATCGAGGCGAAGTCGCTCGACCGCGCGCGCAACGCGATCAAGGGCTTGATGGCGCTCACGCCCGCGCAGGCGACCGTGCAGCAGGACGACGGCAGCTGGCGCGCGCTCGACGTCACTGCGATCGCATTGGACCGCATCGTCCGCGTGAAGCCGGGCGAACGCATCGCGCTCGACGGCACGATCGTCGCGGGCGCGTCGAGCGTGAACCAGGCGCCGATCACCGGCGAGAGCCTGCCCGTCGACAAAGCCGAAGGCGATGCGGTCTTCGCCGGCACGATCAACGAATCCGGTTCGTTCGACTATCGCGTGACAGCCGCCGCATCCGACACGACGCTCGCTCGGATCATTCACGCGGTCGAGGAAGCGCAAGGCGCGAAAGCGCCGACGCAGCGCTTCGTCGATCAGTTCGCGCGCGTCTACACGCCGATCGTGTTCGCGATCGCCGTCGCGGTCGCGGTGGTGCCGCCGCTGCTGTTCGGCGGCCTGTGGCACGACTGGGTCTACAAGGCGCTCGTGATGCTGGTGATCGCGTGCCCGTGCGCGCTGGTGATCTCGACGCCGGTGACGATCGTCAGCGGGCTCGCGGCTGCCGCGCGGCACGGCATTTTGATCAAGGGTGGTGCGTATCTGGAACTCGGTCGCAAGCTCACGTGGCTCGCGCTCGACAAGACCGGCACGATCACGCACGGCAAGCCGGTGCAGACCGACAGCGAAGCGCTCGCGGATCTGCCGCTCGATGCGTGCCGGCGTCTGGCGGCGAGTCTTGCGGGGCGGTCGGATCATCCGGTGTCGCTGGCGATTGCTGCGGCGTTCAACACGGAAGTGGCGGGGGTCGCGCTGCAGAACGTCGATGGTTTCGAAGCGCTGCCGGGACGTGGCGTGCGCGGCACGATCGACGGTGTCGCGTATTCGCTTGGCAATCATCGACTGGTCGAAGAGCTTGGCCGCTGTTCGGCAGCGCTCGAAGCGCGGCTCGATGCGCTCGAACGGCAGGGCAAAACGGTGGTGATGCTGATCGACGACGCGCGCGTGCTCGCACTCTTCGCAGTCGCCGATACGGTGAAGGACAGCAGCCGCGAAGCGATCGCCGATCTGAACCGTCTCGGCGTGCGCACCGCGATGCTCACCGGCGACAACCCGCACACGGCCGATGCGATCGCGCAACAGGTCGGCATCGATGAGGCGCGCGGCAACCAGTTGCCGCAGGACAAGCTCGACGCGGTCGCGGCGCGTGCGTCGGAAGGCGCGGTCGCGGGCATGGCCGGCGACGGCATCAACGATGCGCCCGCGCTCGCTCGCGCCGACATCGGCTTCGCGATGGGCGCGATGGGCACCGGCACTGCAATCGAAACCGCCGACGTCGCGCTGATGGACGACGATCTGCGCAAGATTCCGCTGTTCATCCAGCTCTCGCGCGCGACACATTCGGTGCTGGTGCAGAACATCACGCTGGCGCTCGGGGTGAAGGCGGTGTTTCTCGTGCTGACCGCGATGGGTCTCGGCACGATGTGGATGGCCGTGTTTGCCGATGCGGGCGCGAGTCTGCTGGTGGTCGCGAATGGGTTGCGGTTGCTGCGTCGTTGA
- the cadR gene encoding Cd(II)/Pb(II)-responsive transcriptional regulator, with protein sequence MKIGELAKIAHCTTETIRFYEKEGLLPEADRTEANYRSYTTQHVERLRFIRNCRALDMTHDEIRALLRFTDTPAEQCGAVNALVDAHIEHVDTRIDELKQLKTQLTALREQCQVERAVEDCGIVQSLADMQVAAPRSRHTHLG encoded by the coding sequence ATGAAAATCGGCGAACTCGCGAAGATCGCGCACTGCACGACCGAAACCATCCGCTTCTACGAGAAGGAAGGGCTGTTGCCCGAAGCGGACCGCACCGAAGCGAATTACCGCAGCTACACCACACAGCACGTCGAGCGGCTGCGCTTCATCCGTAATTGCCGCGCGCTCGACATGACGCACGACGAAATCCGCGCACTGCTGCGTTTCACCGATACCCCGGCGGAACAGTGCGGCGCGGTCAATGCGCTGGTCGACGCGCACATCGAGCACGTCGACACGCGCATCGACGAACTGAAGCAGCTGAAAACGCAACTCACCGCGCTGCGCGAGCAGTGCCAGGTCGAGCGCGCGGTCGAGGACTGCGGGATCGTCCAGAGCCTCGCCGACATGCAGGTAGCGGCGCCACGGTCGCGGCATACGCATCTGGGCTGA
- the dbpA gene encoding ATP-dependent RNA helicase DbpA: MNAPASAPFSQLPLPPATLANLTTLGYVDMTPVQAASLPIALAGHDLIAQAKTGSGKTAAFSLALLARLDARNFAVQSMVLCPTRELADQVTQEIRRLARAEENIKVLTLCGGTPMRPQTASLEHGAHIVVGTPGRIMDHLERGSLVLSALNTLVLDEADRMLDMGFFDDIATVAKQCPKERQTLLFSATYPDGIAKLSQQFLRNPKQVKLEERHDDSKIRQRFYEVSDNERLHAVGQLLDHYRPVSTLAFCNTKQQCRDLLDVLRAQGFHALALHGELDQRERDQVLIQFANRSCSVLVATDVAARGLDIAQLEAVINVDVTPDPEVHTHRIGRTGRADQDGWALSLASMDEMGRVGGIEQAQGREVEWHPLAELKPAGGGPLLPPMETLQILGGRKEKIRPGDVLGALTGDAGFNGAQIGKINVTEFSTYVAVERGIARDALRKLNAGKVKGKKVKVRLMDE, encoded by the coding sequence ATGAACGCTCCCGCCTCCGCTCCGTTCAGCCAGCTACCGCTGCCGCCCGCGACGCTCGCGAATCTCACCACGCTCGGCTACGTCGACATGACGCCGGTGCAGGCGGCCAGCCTGCCGATCGCGCTCGCGGGTCACGATCTGATCGCGCAGGCGAAGACCGGTAGCGGCAAGACCGCAGCGTTTTCGCTCGCGCTGCTCGCGCGGCTCGACGCGCGCAACTTCGCCGTGCAGTCGATGGTGCTGTGCCCGACGCGCGAACTCGCCGATCAGGTCACGCAGGAAATCCGCCGTCTCGCGCGTGCCGAAGAGAACATCAAGGTGCTGACGCTGTGCGGCGGCACGCCGATGCGTCCGCAGACCGCGAGCCTCGAGCACGGCGCACACATCGTCGTCGGCACGCCGGGCCGCATCATGGATCACCTCGAACGCGGTAGCCTCGTGCTGTCCGCGTTGAACACGCTGGTGCTCGACGAAGCGGACCGGATGCTCGACATGGGTTTCTTCGACGACATCGCGACCGTCGCGAAGCAATGCCCGAAGGAACGTCAGACGCTGCTGTTCTCGGCGACCTACCCCGACGGCATCGCGAAGCTGAGCCAGCAGTTCCTGCGCAATCCGAAGCAGGTAAAGCTCGAAGAGCGGCACGACGATTCGAAGATCCGTCAGCGCTTCTACGAAGTGTCGGACAACGAGCGGCTGCATGCGGTGGGTCAACTGCTCGATCACTATCGACCGGTCAGCACGCTCGCGTTCTGCAACACGAAGCAGCAATGCCGCGATCTGCTCGACGTGCTGCGCGCGCAGGGCTTTCATGCGCTCGCGCTGCACGGCGAACTCGATCAGCGCGAACGCGATCAGGTGCTGATCCAGTTCGCGAACCGCAGCTGTTCGGTGCTCGTCGCCACCGACGTCGCCGCGCGCGGCCTCGACATCGCGCAGCTCGAAGCGGTGATCAACGTCGACGTGACGCCGGACCCGGAAGTGCACACGCACCGCATCGGCCGCACCGGACGCGCGGATCAGGACGGCTGGGCGCTGAGTCTCGCGAGCATGGACGAGATGGGACGCGTCGGCGGAATCGAACAGGCGCAGGGACGCGAGGTGGAATGGCATCCGCTCGCCGAACTGAAGCCGGCCGGCGGCGGACCGCTGCTGCCGCCGATGGAAACGCTGCAGATTCTCGGTGGCCGCAAGGAAAAGATCCGTCCCGGCGACGTGCTCGGCGCGCTGACCGGTGACGCGGGCTTTAACGGCGCGCAGATCGGCAAGATCAACGTGACCGAGTTTTCGACTTACGTCGCGGTCGAGCGCGGTATCGCACGCGACGCGCTACGCAAGCTCAACGCGGGCAAGGTGAAGGGCAAGAAGGTCAAGGTCCGGCTGATGGACGAGTGA